A window from Salvelinus fontinalis isolate EN_2023a chromosome 8, ASM2944872v1, whole genome shotgun sequence encodes these proteins:
- the LOC129860860 gene encoding E3 ubiquitin/ISG15 ligase TRIM25-like → MPLSKPKELLEHELSCPICLQLYTNPVYLPCGHNYCLACIQKATDVNGGEKSLPQCPECREEYGGTETLQRNFKLCGIIESYRAVAPADHLKREPLKVRCDHCLDIETLAIKTCLKCEVSLCARHLQHHTERESFRTHDLVEPQTELGQRGCAIHGRLLEYFCASDMTSLCANCFIEGTHQNHDVLAFEAAEEEMRRALEIQSKAVANRLQLTETLLQRAAEDQGTSEAVGDKLLSKSVALMDSIAGLVSRYKDRMSLLLEKERGHRRESWQSGLGLLEEQQQQLMEAQQRTTEVLTETEKCLFINRFLLIEPQLREVMTGTVARVPNKVPLNPKRLQASLRMEDFRAEMARLLQSLHVLLNPLELTFNLSTAHTSLLLSNDLRTVKYSGTKQAYADNQERFSTAPQVLCSQGFTSGEHIWVVEVGDQSMWSVGLCYKSMPRRGDHSRLGHNTASWRLQWKNKKLTACHASSNVALAEMANQPLRVEMALDYEGGTLICHSTKDRREHLHTFRAVFREPVYPAFSILSTKEQSWITLQSGV, encoded by the coding sequence ATGCCTCTGTCTAAACCAAAGGAGCTGTTAGAACATGAGCTCAGCTGCCCCATCTGCCTGCAGCTCTACACGAATCCCGTGTATCTGCCCTGTGGCCATAACTACTGCCTGGCCTGCATTCAGAAGGCTACAGATGTCAACGGTGGAGAGAAGAGCCTTCCTCAATGCCCTGAGTGCAGAGAAGAGTACGGCGGTACAGAGACACTGCAAAGGAACTTCAAGCTCTGCGGCATCATAGAAAGCTACAGGGCCGTTGCGCCAGCCGACCACCTGAAGAGAGAGCCGCTGAAGGTGCGCTGTGACCACTGCCTGGACATAGAGACACTGGCCATCAAGACCTGCCTAAAGTGTGAGGTGTCCCTGTGTGCCAGGCACCTGCAGCACCACACTGAGAGGGAGTCCTTCAGGACCCATGACTTGGTGGAGCCCCAGACTGAGCTGGGCCAGAGAGGTTGTGCCATCCACGGACGCCTGCTGGAGTACTTCTGCGCCAGCGACATGACCTCTCTCTGTGCCAACTGCTTCATTGAGGGCACCCACCAGAATCATGATGTCCTGGCATTTGAGGCAGCCGAGGAGGAAATGAGGCGGGCCCTGGAGATTCAGAGCAAGGCGGTGGCCAACAGGCTGCAGCTGACCGAGACCCTGCTACAGAGGGCTGCTGAGGACCAGGGCACCTCTGAGGCTGTGGGAGACAAGCTGCTGTCCAAGTCTGTGGCTTTGATGGACAGCATTGCCGGCCTGGTGAGCAGGTACAAGGACAGGATGAGCCTGCTGCTGGAAAAAGAGAGAGGCCATCGGAGGGAGAGCTGGCAGAGTGGCCTGGGGCTTCTAGAagaacagcagcagcagctgatgGAGGCCCAGCAGCGCACCACTGAGGTcctcacagagacagagaagtgTCTGTTCATCAACAGGTTCCTGCTAATTGAGCCCCAGCTCAGGGAGGTCATGACGGGCACCGTGGCCAGAGTGCCCAACAAGGTCCCTCTGAACCCCAAGCGGCTCCAGGCCAGCCTGAGGATGGAGGACTTCAGGGCAGAGATGGCTCGGCTCCTCCAGTCTCTCCACGTCCTGCTAAACCCTCTGGAGCTGACCTTTAACCTCAGCACGGCCCACACCAGCCTGCTGCTTTCCAACGACCTGCGGACAGTCAAGTACAGCGGTACCAAGCAGGCCTACGCTGATAACCAAGAGAGGTTCAGTACCGCTCCCCAGGTCCTGTGCTCCCAGGGCTTCACCAGTGGGGAGCACATCTGGGTGGTGGAGGTGGGCGACCAGAGCATGTGGTCAGTGGGCTTGTGCTACAAGAGCATGCCCAGGAGGGGTGACCACAGCCGGCTGGGGCATAACACGGCCTCCTGGCGTTTGCAGTGGAAGAACAAGAAGCTGACTGCGTGCCATGCCTCCTCAAACGTGGCGCTGGCGGAGATGGCCAATCAGCCGCTGAGGGTGGAGATGGCTCTGGACTATGAGGGGGGAACACTAATCTGCCACAGCACCAAGGACCGTCGGGAACATCTGCACACGTTCAGGGCTGTGTTCAGAGAGCCTGTGTACCCTGCGTTCAGCATCCTCTCCACCAAAGAACAGTCCTGGATCACGCTACAGAGTGGAGTGTaa
- the LOC129860861 gene encoding twist-related protein 2-like translates to MREDPSSCGEYPEGGVVSSEEEPDCAPIKYPVVVVTPGAGGRKSVTRTDNILSPTEDNKSTTGGPPSLIPSGPKRPKKSLQPSLSPLPIPGQPSLSPLPIPGQPLEDPQHQRVIANVRERQRTQSLNDAFASLRKIIPTLPSDKLSKIQILKLASRYIDFLYQVLQSDEMDAKLASCNYLAHERLSYAFSVWRMEGAWSMSATH, encoded by the coding sequence ATGAGAGAGGATCCGTCAAGCTGTGGTGAATACCCTGAGGGAGGGGTGGTGTCCAGTGAGGAGGAGCCAGACTGTGCTCCAATCAAATACCCTGTGGTGGTGGTAACACCAGGGGCTGGCGGGCGCAAGAGTGTCACCAGGACAGACAACATTTTATCGCCAACAGAGGACAACAAGTCAACAACAGGAGGGCCTCCCAGTTTGATCCCATCAGGACCTAAGAGGCCTAAGAAGAGTCTAcagccctctctgtctcctctccccatcccaggccagccctccctgtctcctctccccatcccaggCCAGCCCCTGGAGGACCCTCAGCACCAACGGGTGATTGCCAATGTACGGGAGCGCCAAAGGACGCAGTCCCTGAACGACGCTTTTGCCTCGCTGCGTAAGATCATCCCCACGCTCCCCTCGGACAAGCTGAGCAAGATCCAGATCCTAAAGCTGGCCTCGCGTTACATTGACTTCCTCTACCAGGTCCTGCAGAGCGACGAGATGGATGCCAAGCTGGCCAGCTGTAACTACCTAGCCCACGAGAGACTCAGCTATGCATTCTCAgtgtggaggatggagggggccTGGTCCATGTCCGCTACCCACTAG